A genomic segment from Geitlerinema sp. PCC 7407 encodes:
- the psb29 gene encoding photosystem II biogenesis protein Psp29 gives MNNVRTVSDTKRAFYSMHTRPINSIYRRVVEELMVEMHLLSVNVDFRYDPFYALGVVTSYERFMQGYRPEQDKTSIFESLCRANEGDPGHYRHDAERLAEFTKNLSAEELISWLSLETPRGDDQGLGESLQAIANHSQFKYSRLFAIGLFTLVEQANPDLVKDEAQRTATFEKVVAALHLPADKLQKDLELYRSNLEKLTQARIVMEDILKADRKKREEREQAQKASETSSDSQASTSA, from the coding sequence GTGAACAACGTCCGAACTGTCTCTGATACCAAACGTGCTTTCTACAGCATGCACACTCGCCCGATCAACTCCATTTATCGGCGAGTGGTAGAAGAGTTGATGGTGGAAATGCATCTGCTCTCGGTCAACGTTGATTTCCGCTACGACCCCTTCTACGCTCTGGGCGTGGTGACTTCCTATGAGCGCTTCATGCAGGGCTACCGTCCAGAACAGGACAAAACGTCTATTTTTGAGTCCCTGTGTCGAGCCAACGAGGGCGACCCCGGCCACTATCGCCACGACGCTGAGCGCCTCGCCGAATTTACCAAGAATCTGTCGGCTGAGGAGCTGATTAGCTGGCTGAGCCTAGAAACGCCTCGGGGCGACGATCAGGGCCTCGGAGAGTCTCTGCAAGCGATCGCCAACCACTCCCAGTTCAAGTACAGCCGCTTGTTTGCCATCGGTCTGTTTACCCTGGTCGAGCAAGCCAACCCCGACTTGGTCAAAGACGAGGCCCAGCGCACCGCCACCTTCGAGAAAGTCGTGGCAGCGCTGCATCTGCCCGCGGACAAGCTGCAAAAAGACCTCGAGCTCTACCGCAGCAACCTGGAAAAACTCACCCAGGCCCGCATCGTCATGGAAGACATCCTCAAAGCCGATCGCAAAAAGCGCGAGGAGCGGGAGCAGGCCCAAAAAGCCTCAGAAACGTCCTCCGACTCCCAGGCTTCTACCTCAGCCTAG
- a CDS encoding chromophore lyase CpcT/CpeT translates to MNLSPDVVALGHLLAGAFENGDQAREEPAWYVPLRLWQRPIPLFREDSWTLYLEQSNLLKLDQPYRPRVLRITEHPSQPDALLGRYYQLRDAAAVRGGGQDPERLRSLCADDLVDLPGCGLTIAIARSPQGPYFQASLPPEGRCCFTVEGSLRQVSLGFEVGTTAEGSVEFLSYDKGIDPETGRAIWGALMGPFRFCKVESYSEP, encoded by the coding sequence ATGAATCTCTCTCCTGATGTGGTGGCCCTAGGCCATCTGCTGGCCGGTGCCTTCGAAAATGGCGATCAGGCCCGCGAAGAACCGGCCTGGTATGTGCCCCTGCGCCTGTGGCAGCGCCCGATTCCCCTGTTTCGCGAAGATAGCTGGACGCTGTACCTGGAGCAGTCCAATCTCCTCAAGCTCGATCAGCCCTACCGGCCTCGGGTGCTGCGCATCACAGAGCACCCGAGTCAGCCGGATGCTCTGCTGGGCCGGTACTACCAGCTGCGGGATGCGGCGGCGGTGCGGGGTGGCGGTCAGGACCCGGAGCGCTTGCGATCGCTCTGTGCCGATGATTTGGTGGATCTGCCGGGCTGCGGCCTGACGATCGCGATCGCCCGATCGCCCCAGGGGCCTTACTTCCAGGCCAGTCTCCCCCCAGAGGGCCGCTGCTGCTTCACTGTCGAAGGGTCCCTGCGCCAGGTGTCCCTGGGCTTTGAGGTCGGGACGACGGCAGAGGGCAGCGTCGAATTTCTCAGCTACGACAAGGGCATTGATCCGGAGACGGGGCGGGCCATCTGGGGCGCGCTCATGGGGCCTTTTCGCTTTTGCAAGGTCGAAAGCTACAGCGAGCCCTAG
- the sppA gene encoding signal peptide peptidase SppA — MRNFLKQTFASALGTVIGLGMFATLGVVGLFVLILSAASSGETEPQIKDKSMLVFDFALTIADSRPNASTSEALGTILSGDSEAGVITLREVVNSIDAAAKDKRIAGIYLHGSSTPALSGYASLQEVRQALERFRQSGKPIIAYDMDWDEREYYLSSVADEILLNPQGLMELNGLSAETTFYTGALQKYGVGVQVTRVGKYKSAVEPFLRQNNSPENRQQTTQLLRDVWGEFVATTSKAREIPPNQLEAIASSQGLLMAPEARDRKLVDRLAYFDEVIADLKKRTGVTEADQSFNQVHLPTYASLEVANSRKGRGEIAVVYAEGTIVSGQGSPGQIGGDRIARQLRQLRQDKDVKAIVLRINSPGGGVSATEVMRREVALTQKTKPIIVSMGNIAASGGYLMAINASQIFAEPTTITGSIGVFGLLLNVQRLANQNGITWDTVQTGPLANLNTISRPLNAQELSLRQKIVDSTYSHFLKAVADARKLPQAKVADIAQGRVWSGQSAQKLGLVDELGGLDDAIAAAAIAAKLGEDWRVEEYPKARTLEEKILQRLLGAQATEPTPPDVLTQQWDRLQEDLSLLQDLNDPKGLYSRLPQLLRLE, encoded by the coding sequence ATGCGTAACTTTCTAAAGCAGACCTTTGCCAGCGCCCTGGGAACTGTGATTGGCCTTGGGATGTTTGCCACCCTGGGCGTTGTTGGTCTATTTGTGCTGATCTTGTCTGCGGCCTCCTCCGGCGAGACCGAGCCCCAGATCAAAGACAAATCGATGCTGGTGTTTGATTTTGCCCTGACCATCGCCGACTCGCGGCCCAACGCCAGCACCTCCGAGGCCCTGGGCACCATCCTCTCGGGGGACAGCGAAGCGGGCGTCATCACCCTGCGCGAAGTGGTCAACAGCATTGACGCAGCGGCCAAGGACAAGCGGATCGCCGGTATCTATCTTCACGGCAGCTCCACCCCGGCCCTCAGCGGCTACGCCAGCTTGCAGGAGGTGCGCCAAGCCCTAGAGCGCTTTCGCCAGAGCGGCAAGCCCATCATTGCCTACGACATGGACTGGGATGAGCGGGAGTACTACCTGAGCTCGGTGGCCGACGAGATTTTGCTCAATCCCCAGGGCCTGATGGAGCTCAACGGCCTGAGCGCCGAGACGACCTTTTACACGGGCGCGCTGCAAAAGTACGGCGTGGGGGTGCAGGTGACCCGCGTCGGCAAGTATAAGTCAGCGGTCGAGCCCTTCCTGCGCCAAAACAACAGCCCCGAGAACCGCCAACAAACCACCCAGCTGCTGCGGGATGTGTGGGGCGAATTTGTGGCGACGACGTCCAAGGCCCGCGAGATCCCGCCCAACCAGCTAGAGGCGATCGCCTCTAGCCAGGGACTCCTGATGGCGCCTGAGGCCCGCGATCGCAAGCTGGTAGACCGCCTGGCCTACTTCGACGAGGTGATCGCCGACCTCAAGAAGCGCACCGGCGTCACCGAGGCCGATCAGTCTTTCAATCAGGTGCATTTGCCCACCTACGCCAGCTTGGAGGTGGCCAACAGCCGCAAAGGCCGCGGTGAAATCGCCGTAGTCTATGCCGAAGGAACCATTGTTAGTGGCCAGGGCAGCCCCGGCCAGATCGGCGGCGATCGCATCGCGCGGCAGCTGCGCCAGCTGCGCCAGGACAAGGACGTCAAAGCCATCGTCCTGCGCATCAACAGCCCCGGCGGCGGCGTTTCGGCCACCGAAGTCATGCGCCGCGAAGTCGCCCTCACCCAAAAAACCAAGCCCATCATCGTCTCCATGGGCAACATCGCCGCCTCCGGCGGCTACCTGATGGCCATCAACGCCAGCCAGATTTTCGCCGAGCCCACGACTATCACCGGCTCTATTGGGGTGTTTGGGCTGCTGCTCAATGTCCAAAGGCTCGCCAACCAAAACGGCATTACCTGGGACACGGTCCAGACCGGCCCTCTGGCCAACCTCAACACCATTTCTCGCCCGCTGAATGCCCAGGAGCTGAGTCTGCGCCAAAAAATCGTCGACAGCACCTACAGCCACTTCCTCAAGGCCGTTGCCGACGCTCGCAAGCTGCCCCAGGCCAAAGTGGCGGACATCGCCCAGGGTCGGGTCTGGTCCGGGCAGTCGGCCCAGAAGCTGGGCCTGGTGGACGAGCTCGGCGGCCTGGACGATGCGATCGCCGCGGCGGCGATCGCCGCCAAGCTCGGGGAAGACTGGCGAGTCGAGGAATACCCCAAAGCCCGCACCCTCGAAGAAAAAATCTTGCAGCGGCTCCTGGGCGCCCAGGCAACAGAGCCCACGCCCCCCGATGTGCTGACCCAGCAGTGGGACCGCCTGCAAGAAGACCTCAGCCTGCTCCAGGATCTCAATGATCCCAAGGGGCTCTATTCGCGGCTGCCCCAGCTCCTGCGCCTCGAGTGA
- the fni gene encoding type 2 isopentenyl-diphosphate Delta-isomerase — translation MSALNLPVSAETETQTRKADHIRICLDEDVQCRQVTTGLERYRFTHCCLPEIDREDLDLRTPFLGKTLRVPLLISSMTGGTEQAQQINQRLAAVAQHYGLAMGVGSQRVAIEKPEVAPTFAVRAIAPDIPLFANLGAVQLNYRYGLAECQRLVDLLEADALILHLNPLQECVQAGGDTNFRGLLDQIALLCAHLPVPVIAKEVGNGISAAMAQKLLAAGVSAIDVAGAGGTSWAKVEGERSPNALQRRLGTTFADWGLPTADCLVQVRRSLPEVPLIASGGLRNGLDAAKALALGADVAGLAWPFLQAACDSEAALFELADLLVAELTTVMFCTGSATVADLRRSQVLEAVAP, via the coding sequence GTGTCTGCCCTCAATCTGCCCGTCTCTGCGGAGACCGAAACCCAAACGCGCAAAGCCGATCACATCCGGATTTGTCTTGACGAAGATGTGCAGTGCCGCCAGGTGACCACCGGGCTAGAGCGCTATCGGTTTACCCACTGTTGCTTGCCTGAGATCGATCGCGAAGACCTTGATCTGCGGACCCCATTTTTGGGCAAAACCCTCCGGGTCCCTTTGTTGATTTCCTCTATGACGGGCGGCACCGAGCAGGCCCAGCAAATCAATCAGCGCCTCGCAGCGGTGGCCCAGCACTATGGCCTGGCCATGGGGGTCGGCTCCCAGCGGGTGGCCATCGAAAAGCCGGAAGTCGCGCCGACTTTTGCGGTACGGGCGATCGCCCCGGACATTCCCCTGTTTGCCAACCTGGGCGCCGTCCAGCTCAACTACCGCTACGGCCTCGCCGAATGCCAGCGCCTGGTGGATCTCCTCGAAGCAGACGCCCTGATTTTGCACCTCAATCCGCTCCAGGAGTGCGTCCAGGCGGGCGGCGACACCAATTTTCGCGGGCTCCTCGACCAGATCGCGCTCCTCTGCGCCCATCTGCCGGTGCCCGTGATCGCCAAAGAAGTCGGCAACGGCATCTCGGCGGCCATGGCCCAGAAGCTGCTGGCGGCGGGGGTGAGCGCTATCGATGTGGCGGGGGCCGGCGGCACGTCCTGGGCCAAGGTAGAAGGCGAACGATCGCCCAATGCCTTGCAGCGCCGCCTGGGGACCACCTTTGCCGACTGGGGGTTGCCGACGGCAGACTGCCTGGTCCAGGTGCGGCGATCGCTCCCTGAGGTGCCGCTGATCGCCTCTGGCGGCCTGCGCAATGGCCTGGACGCCGCAAAGGCGCTGGCCTTGGGCGCTGATGTCGCAGGATTGGCGTGGCCCTTTTTGCAGGCGGCCTGCGACTCCGAGGCGGCCCTGTTTGAGCTCGCAGATCTACTGGTTGCCGAGCTGACGACGGTGATGTTTTGTACCGGCAGCGCCACCGTAGCGGACCTGCGGCGATCGCAGGTTTTGGAGGCTGTAGCGCCCTAG
- the pyrR gene encoding bifunctional pyr operon transcriptional regulator/uracil phosphoribosyltransferase PyrR, protein MPPEVIEILSAEEVRRTLNRLASQIVERVRDLSQLALLGVHTRGVPLAHLLANQIQLLEDVKVPVGAIDITFYRDDLAQIATRTPAKTNIPFDLAGKKVVLVDDVIYRGRTIRAALNAISDYGRPEGILLAVLVDRGHRELPIHPDFTGKKLPTSAEEKVKVFLQDIDGRDAVELLKPNSP, encoded by the coding sequence ATGCCGCCGGAAGTCATCGAAATCCTGTCTGCCGAAGAAGTGCGCCGGACCCTCAACCGCCTCGCCTCCCAGATCGTGGAGCGGGTCCGCGACCTGTCCCAACTGGCCCTCCTGGGCGTCCACACCCGAGGCGTGCCCCTGGCCCACCTTTTGGCCAATCAGATCCAGCTCCTGGAAGACGTGAAAGTGCCGGTGGGAGCCATTGACATCACTTTCTACCGGGACGATCTGGCCCAGATCGCCACTCGCACCCCCGCCAAGACCAACATTCCCTTCGATCTGGCGGGCAAAAAGGTCGTGCTGGTGGACGATGTGATTTACCGAGGCCGCACCATTCGCGCTGCCCTAAACGCCATCAGTGACTATGGCCGTCCAGAGGGGATTTTGCTAGCGGTGCTGGTCGATCGCGGTCACCGAGAGCTGCCCATTCATCCCGATTTCACCGGCAAAAAGCTGCCCACCTCCGCCGAAGAAAAAGTGAAGGTGTTTCTACAGGACATCGATGGCCGGGACGCCGTTGAGCTGCTGAAACCCAATAGCCCCTGA
- the cbiB gene encoding adenosylcobinamide-phosphate synthase CbiB, whose protein sequence is MESVGLTVGAEHPAVILAIAALLDYAIGDPWGWPHPVRVMGWAIDRYTRAVWAWGQKPFEGWIYRWAGVGLTVTLVGGSALVAWGLIAGATRLHPLLGLGVHSVMLASCFAGRSLRAAAIEVLTPLTAGDRAAARSRLAMYVGRDTDNLSEPEILRALLETVTENATDGVTAPLFYALVGAFLPGVGSAPLAIAFKAASTLDSTVGYRRSPYTDLGWCSAKLDDLLTWLPCRVTVGTIALLSGRPGHVLGLCRRDAPQDPSPNAGWSECAYAAALDVQVGGLNYYQGVAKEKPRLGEAIAPITPAVIQQALGLTRRCVLLWLAGAIAALLWPTLPL, encoded by the coding sequence ATGGAGAGTGTGGGTCTGACTGTGGGGGCAGAGCATCCGGCCGTGATTTTGGCGATCGCGGCGCTGCTGGACTACGCCATTGGCGATCCGTGGGGGTGGCCCCATCCGGTGCGGGTGATGGGCTGGGCGATCGATCGCTACACCCGCGCGGTGTGGGCCTGGGGCCAAAAACCCTTTGAGGGCTGGATCTATCGCTGGGCCGGGGTCGGCCTCACGGTGACCCTGGTGGGGGGCAGCGCTCTGGTGGCCTGGGGCCTGATTGCCGGGGCGACGCGGCTGCACCCGCTGCTGGGTCTGGGGGTGCACAGCGTGATGCTGGCGTCCTGCTTTGCGGGGCGCAGTCTGCGGGCGGCGGCGATCGAGGTGCTGACGCCCCTGACAGCAGGCGATCGGGCGGCGGCGCGATCGCGCTTGGCGATGTACGTGGGCCGCGACACCGACAACCTCTCTGAGCCGGAGATTCTGCGGGCGCTGCTGGAGACCGTGACCGAAAACGCCACCGACGGCGTCACCGCGCCGCTGTTCTACGCCCTTGTGGGCGCGTTTTTGCCGGGGGTCGGTAGCGCGCCCCTGGCGATCGCCTTCAAGGCGGCCAGCACCCTCGACTCGACGGTCGGCTACCGGCGATCGCCCTACACCGATCTGGGCTGGTGCAGCGCCAAATTGGATGACCTGCTCACCTGGCTACCCTGCCGCGTCACCGTGGGGACGATCGCCCTACTGTCGGGCCGCCCCGGCCATGTCCTGGGGCTGTGCCGCCGGGATGCGCCCCAGGACCCGAGCCCCAACGCGGGCTGGAGCGAATGCGCCTACGCGGCGGCCCTGGATGTGCAGGTGGGCGGTCTGAACTATTACCAAGGTGTGGCCAAAGAAAAACCCCGACTGGGAGAGGCGATCGCCCCCATTACGCCCGCCGTGATTCAGCAGGCCCTGGGGCTGACGCGCCGCTGCGTGCTGCTGTGGCTGGCAGGGGCGATCGCCGCGCTGCTCTGGCCCACCCTTCCCCTCTAG
- a CDS encoding RrF2 family transcriptional regulator, producing MKLTTRGHYSVKALLDLSLQPGYGPASVKAIAQRQDLPAPYLEKLLIELRRAGLVQSIRGVHGGYQLARSPVEISLGQILDAVGETVDPLSRLTPDAELAGDWVTFTLWKRLSQKLREALYNISLEDLYYDARSWQASQGETTSFVV from the coding sequence ATGAAGCTAACAACCCGTGGGCACTACAGTGTGAAGGCGCTGTTGGATTTGAGTCTTCAACCGGGCTATGGACCGGCTTCGGTAAAAGCGATCGCTCAGCGTCAAGATCTGCCGGCTCCTTACCTTGAAAAGCTATTAATTGAGTTGCGGCGAGCCGGTTTGGTGCAGTCAATTCGAGGGGTTCATGGGGGCTATCAGCTGGCGCGATCGCCCGTTGAGATCTCCTTGGGCCAAATTTTGGATGCGGTGGGAGAGACCGTCGATCCTCTCTCTCGACTGACGCCCGATGCAGAATTGGCAGGAGACTGGGTGACCTTCACGCTGTGGAAACGACTCTCTCAGAAATTGCGGGAGGCTCTCTACAATATTTCCCTCGAAGATCTCTATTATGATGCTCGCAGTTGGCAGGCTTCTCAGGGAGAAACGACCAGCTTTGTGGTGTAG
- a CDS encoding AbrB family transcriptional regulator, whose translation MSKKKKIEPLVGEPLLKKVKELENLSKEDKAKACGYYTVTKNGVERVNMMKFLNALIDAEGIQLDGKQNGSGRGGRSASYRISVQSNGNLLIGAAYTKQMDLKPGDEFEISLGRKHIHLRQIDRETAEV comes from the coding sequence ATGAGTAAAAAGAAAAAGATCGAGCCGCTTGTCGGTGAACCACTCCTCAAGAAGGTGAAGGAGTTAGAAAATCTCAGTAAAGAAGACAAGGCCAAAGCGTGTGGTTACTACACCGTTACCAAAAACGGCGTAGAGCGCGTCAATATGATGAAATTTCTGAATGCCCTGATTGATGCAGAAGGCATTCAGCTAGATGGCAAACAAAACGGCAGCGGCCGCGGCGGGCGAAGCGCAAGCTATCGCATTAGCGTCCAGTCCAACGGCAATTTGCTCATCGGCGCAGCCTACACCAAGCAAATGGATCTCAAGCCCGGAGACGAGTTTGAAATCTCCCTCGGTCGCAAGCACATTCATTTGCGCCAAATTGACCGAGAAACCGCAGAAGTCTAG
- a CDS encoding serine/threonine-protein kinase, whose amino-acid sequence MRPPTTQMVQGNGTQKMTDSRPDPSVGRLLDKRYQLVELIGQGAMGRVYRAQHVLLGGSVAVKFLSHTLLSQRMRTRFFDEAKTCAQLGQKSIHIVRVTDYGVDEDEIPFYVMEFLQGDSLSDIINEAPLAVPRFLGLARQICLGLQCAHEGILIDKKLCPIIHRDIKPSNILVTQDSSFGELAKILDFGIAKLLQEDSQQTNCFMGTLAYASPEQMEGRELDNRSDIYSLGVMMFQMLTTKMPLQADVHTFGGWYKAHHTQRPRTFESISPSLKLPKMLEHLVMACLEKQPENRPQTVEEILRAIEPLEQRFGMGRQLGQRIGAALSKIPVTPTSSEPKPSQETMRQPVSPPSIPPLPASAQVTSTEMICRAQAWPANKPIAQIVFPQLLKTETETVVTLWAMLPKQEIDNLVLSKLYNRLYHNYLCTMSPHPMLLWITGLFNHFIHEEQGPRWFRSFLDLKSPQGREVVHHLAETGNYRILLFALEDPSRCGNVISMTVNPHQCTLLKQWLVTSQSWTPTAQSSMSKDLLRVEFDRIKPKLQQELQAQKTMPPIA is encoded by the coding sequence ATGCGTCCCCCAACCACGCAGATGGTCCAAGGCAACGGTACCCAAAAAATGACAGACTCCAGGCCAGATCCCAGCGTCGGCAGACTGCTCGATAAGCGGTATCAGTTGGTGGAACTGATTGGGCAAGGAGCGATGGGCCGCGTCTACCGCGCACAGCACGTGCTGCTAGGCGGCTCCGTCGCCGTCAAATTCTTGTCCCATACCCTGCTCAGCCAGCGAATGCGGACCCGCTTCTTTGACGAAGCCAAAACCTGTGCCCAGCTCGGCCAAAAAAGCATTCATATTGTCCGTGTGACCGACTACGGCGTTGACGAAGACGAGATTCCGTTTTACGTCATGGAGTTTCTCCAGGGAGATAGCCTCAGCGACATCATCAATGAGGCACCGCTCGCTGTACCTCGCTTCCTCGGGCTGGCGCGCCAGATTTGCCTCGGCTTGCAGTGCGCCCACGAAGGCATCCTCATCGACAAAAAGCTCTGTCCGATCATTCACCGGGACATCAAGCCCAGCAACATTCTCGTCACCCAAGACTCCTCCTTCGGAGAGCTCGCCAAAATCCTCGACTTTGGCATTGCAAAGCTGCTGCAAGAGGACAGCCAGCAGACGAACTGCTTCATGGGAACCCTGGCCTACGCCTCCCCCGAGCAGATGGAAGGTCGCGAACTGGACAATCGCTCAGACATTTATAGTCTCGGCGTCATGATGTTCCAGATGCTGACCACCAAAATGCCGCTCCAGGCCGACGTTCACACCTTTGGTGGCTGGTACAAAGCCCACCATACCCAGCGGCCGCGCACCTTCGAGTCCATCTCTCCCAGCCTGAAGCTGCCCAAGATGCTTGAGCACTTGGTCATGGCGTGTCTGGAAAAGCAGCCGGAAAACCGGCCCCAGACCGTCGAAGAAATTTTGCGGGCCATCGAGCCTCTAGAGCAGCGTTTTGGCATGGGGCGTCAGCTGGGTCAGCGGATTGGCGCTGCGCTCTCCAAGATCCCGGTGACGCCTACCTCCTCGGAGCCCAAGCCTTCCCAGGAAACCATGCGACAGCCGGTGTCGCCGCCCTCGATTCCGCCCCTGCCGGCCTCTGCCCAGGTTACTTCTACAGAGATGATCTGTCGTGCCCAAGCTTGGCCTGCCAACAAGCCCATTGCCCAGATTGTCTTCCCTCAGCTGCTCAAGACCGAGACGGAGACGGTGGTGACGCTGTGGGCGATGCTGCCCAAGCAGGAAATCGACAATCTGGTGCTGAGCAAGCTCTACAACCGGCTCTACCACAACTATCTGTGTACGATGTCGCCCCATCCGATGCTGCTGTGGATTACGGGCCTGTTTAACCACTTCATCCATGAGGAGCAAGGACCCCGCTGGTTTCGGTCGTTTCTGGATCTCAAGTCTCCCCAAGGGCGCGAGGTGGTGCATCACCTGGCGGAGACGGGCAACTACCGCATCTTGCTGTTTGCGCTCGAGGATCCCTCTCGCTGCGGCAACGTGATCTCGATGACGGTGAACCCCCATCAATGTACGCTGCTCAAGCAGTGGCTGGTCACGAGCCAAAGCTGGACGCCTACGGCCCAGTCCTCGATGAGTAAGGATCTGCTGCGGGTGGAGTTTGATCGGATCAAGCCCAAGCTGCAACAGGAGCTCCAGGCCCAAAAGACGATGCCGCCGATCGCCTAG
- a CDS encoding carotenoid oxygenase family protein → MVATQQQIGARAWAKAIARPAQEFDLQPLRVLSGQIPAGLRGSLYRNGPARLERGGLRVGHWFDGDGAVLGVHFREEGAAAVYRYVQSAGYQDEAAADQFLYGNYGMMAPGPIWERWTQQIKNAANTSVLALPEKLLALWEGGKPHALDLETLETQGIDDLAELTGSLTYSAHPKVDAQSGEIYNFGVAAGANSTLNLYRSDRTGKILQKGEVQLRGVPLIHDFALAGRYLVFCIPPVRMNPLPALFGLSSFSDALRWQPKYGTQIVVVDRDTLEVVSWADTDPWYQWHFGHGFEASDGSVVLDLVRYEDFQTNRYLQEVASGLTQTAAPSRLEQVRLDPQTGKVLSTTTLVDRTCEFPVVPLARSGQPDAPTYLSIHREGAEVGREMFGAIARFDPATEHLDVADCGDDRYPMEPIYAPDAADPSRGWVLTVVFDGATETSEVWIYEGDRLSAGPVARLALPSVVPMGFHGTWRSRP, encoded by the coding sequence ATGGTGGCGACACAGCAGCAGATAGGGGCGCGAGCCTGGGCTAAGGCGATCGCCCGTCCCGCCCAAGAGTTTGATCTTCAGCCCTTGCGGGTGCTCTCGGGCCAGATTCCGGCAGGGCTGCGGGGGTCTCTCTATCGCAACGGTCCAGCCCGCCTAGAGCGGGGGGGCTTGCGGGTCGGTCACTGGTTTGACGGGGACGGAGCGGTCCTAGGCGTGCACTTTCGCGAGGAGGGTGCAGCGGCGGTGTACCGCTATGTGCAGTCAGCGGGCTACCAAGATGAGGCGGCCGCAGACCAGTTTCTCTACGGCAACTACGGCATGATGGCGCCGGGGCCGATCTGGGAGCGCTGGACGCAGCAAATCAAGAATGCGGCGAATACGTCGGTGCTGGCGCTGCCCGAGAAGCTGCTGGCGCTGTGGGAGGGCGGCAAGCCCCACGCCCTGGACCTGGAGACCCTGGAAACCCAGGGCATTGATGACCTGGCGGAACTAACCGGTAGCTTGACCTATTCGGCCCACCCCAAAGTCGACGCCCAGAGCGGCGAGATCTACAACTTCGGGGTGGCGGCGGGGGCAAACTCGACGCTGAATCTGTATCGGAGCGATCGCACAGGGAAAATCTTGCAAAAAGGCGAAGTGCAGCTGCGGGGCGTGCCGCTGATCCATGACTTTGCCCTAGCGGGGCGCTACCTGGTGTTTTGCATTCCGCCGGTGCGCATGAATCCTTTGCCGGCGCTGTTTGGCCTCAGCAGCTTTAGTGATGCCCTGCGCTGGCAGCCCAAATACGGAACCCAGATCGTGGTGGTCGATCGCGACACCCTGGAGGTCGTAAGCTGGGCGGATACAGATCCGTGGTATCAGTGGCACTTTGGCCATGGCTTCGAGGCCAGTGACGGCTCGGTGGTGCTGGACTTGGTGCGCTACGAGGACTTCCAGACCAATCGGTATCTCCAGGAAGTGGCCTCGGGCCTCACCCAAACCGCTGCGCCCAGCCGCCTCGAGCAGGTGCGCCTCGATCCCCAAACGGGCAAGGTGCTCTCCACCACGACCTTGGTCGATCGTACCTGTGAGTTTCCGGTGGTTCCGCTGGCCCGTAGCGGTCAGCCGGATGCGCCGACCTACTTGTCCATCCACCGGGAGGGCGCTGAGGTGGGCCGAGAGATGTTTGGGGCGATCGCCCGCTTTGATCCCGCAACTGAACACCTCGACGTGGCAGACTGCGGCGACGATCGCTATCCCATGGAGCCCATCTACGCCCCCGATGCCGCCGACCCCAGCCGGGGCTGGGTGCTGACGGTTGTCTTTGATGGCGCTACGGAAACCAGCGAAGTGTGGATCTATGAAGGCGATCGCCTGTCCGCTGGCCCGGTGGCCCGTCTGGCCCTGCCCAGCGTTGTCCCCATGGGCTTTCACGGCACTTGGCGATCGCGCCCCTAG